One Bradyrhizobium sp. CCGB12 genomic window carries:
- a CDS encoding carbohydrate ABC transporter permease, which produces MSVTTLSSPALAHRQPSWLVRLFDYKPFLIVMCLAPAIGLLAVFLTYPLGLGIWLAFTDTTIGRRGIYIGFENFQYLLTDPLWWNAVFYSVVYTSIATFGKFALGFWLALLLNNHFPFKSLLRAIILLPWIVPTVLSALAFWWIYDPQFSIISYLLVDVLHWRDTNVDFLGSPWPARFSLIAANIWRGIPFVAISLLAGLQTISPSLYEAAMLDGASAWQRFRYITFPMMMPILAIVMTFSIIFTFTDFQLVYAITRGGPVNSTHLLATLAFQRGIAGGELGEGAAIAVSMIPFLVFATLFSYFGLARRKWQQGESND; this is translated from the coding sequence ATGTCCGTGACGACGCTTTCTTCTCCCGCCCTCGCGCACCGGCAGCCCTCATGGCTTGTTCGTCTGTTCGACTACAAGCCGTTCCTGATCGTGATGTGCCTGGCACCAGCGATCGGGCTGCTCGCGGTGTTCCTGACCTATCCGCTCGGCCTCGGCATCTGGCTCGCCTTTACCGACACCACGATCGGCCGGCGCGGCATCTATATCGGCTTCGAGAATTTCCAGTATCTGCTCACCGACCCCCTGTGGTGGAACGCGGTGTTCTACAGCGTGGTCTACACCTCGATCGCGACCTTCGGGAAGTTCGCGCTCGGCTTCTGGCTCGCGCTGCTGCTCAACAACCATTTCCCGTTCAAGAGCCTCTTGCGCGCGATCATCCTGCTGCCCTGGATCGTGCCGACGGTGCTCTCGGCGCTGGCGTTCTGGTGGATCTACGATCCGCAATTCTCGATCATCTCCTATCTCCTGGTCGACGTGCTGCATTGGCGCGACACCAATGTCGACTTCCTCGGTTCGCCCTGGCCGGCGCGATTCTCGCTGATCGCCGCCAACATCTGGCGCGGCATTCCCTTCGTCGCGATCTCTCTGCTGGCGGGGCTTCAGACCATCTCGCCCTCGCTCTACGAGGCTGCAATGCTCGACGGCGCCAGCGCCTGGCAGCGCTTCCGCTACATCACCTTCCCGATGATGATGCCGATCCTCGCCATCGTCATGACCTTCTCGATCATCTTCACCTTCACCGACTTCCAGTTGGTCTACGCCATCACCCGCGGCGGGCCCGTGAACTCGACCCACCTGCTGGCAACACTGGCCTTCCAGCGCGGCATTGCCGGCGGCGAGCTCGGCGAAGGTGCCGCGATCGCGGTGTCGATGATCCCGTTCCTGGTGTTCGCGACGCTGTTCTCCTATTTCGGCCTGGCGCGCCGCAAATGGCAGCAGGGAGAGAGCAATGACTGA
- a CDS encoding carbohydrate ABC transporter permease — MTDTVAQPAVADAKAAPDTMAWDSGLRRLMMIYLPLGCFVLILLFPFYWMAITSFKPNAELMNYKEHNPFWISSPTLAHIKHLLFNTAYPRWLWTTMFVAIGSTTLSLIASTLAAYAIERLRFRGSPYVGLGIYLAYLVPPSILFIPLATVVVQFGLFDSPLALILVYPTFLVPFCTWLLIGYFKSIPYELEECALVDGATRLQILRRITLPLAVPGLISAGIFSFTLSWNEFIYALAFIQSGANKTVPVAILTELVTGDVYQWGALMAGSLLGSLPVAVFYSLFVDYYVSSLTGAVKE, encoded by the coding sequence ATGACTGATACCGTCGCTCAACCGGCTGTCGCCGACGCGAAGGCAGCGCCCGACACGATGGCCTGGGATTCCGGGCTGCGGCGGCTGATGATGATCTATCTGCCGCTCGGCTGCTTCGTACTCATCCTGCTGTTCCCGTTCTATTGGATGGCGATCACGTCGTTCAAGCCGAACGCAGAGCTGATGAACTACAAGGAGCACAATCCGTTCTGGATCTCCTCGCCGACGCTGGCGCACATCAAGCACCTCTTGTTCAATACCGCCTATCCGCGCTGGCTGTGGACGACGATGTTCGTGGCGATCGGGTCGACCACGCTGTCGCTGATCGCGAGCACGCTGGCTGCCTATGCCATTGAGCGCCTGCGCTTCCGCGGCAGCCCCTATGTCGGCCTCGGCATCTACCTGGCGTATCTAGTGCCGCCGTCGATCCTGTTCATCCCGCTCGCCACGGTCGTGGTGCAGTTCGGCCTGTTCGACTCGCCGCTGGCGCTGATCCTGGTCTACCCGACCTTCCTGGTGCCGTTCTGCACCTGGCTCCTGATCGGCTATTTCAAGTCGATCCCCTACGAGCTCGAGGAATGCGCGCTGGTCGACGGCGCCACGCGGCTCCAGATCCTGCGGCGGATCACGCTACCGCTCGCGGTGCCCGGCTTGATCTCGGCCGGCATCTTTTCCTTCACACTGTCCTGGAACGAGTTCATCTACGCGCTCGCCTTCATCCAGAGCGGCGCCAACAAGACCGTCCCGGTCGCGATCCTGACCGAGCTCGTCACCGGCGACGTCTACCAGTGGGGTGCGCTGATGGCGGGCTCGCTGCTCGGCTCGCTGCCGGTTGCGGTCTTCTACTCCCTGTTCGTCGACTATTACGTGTCCTCGCTGACCGGCGCGGTAAAGGAGTAG
- a CDS encoding MBL fold metallo-hydrolase, whose translation MGSPKLPSLSRRGFCLCCVGGAFAATTGWLSPRQAYAEARGLVSLIKDSAATSPITTYKLRNNISVLEGSGGNIAVLTGPDGKLLVDGGIGVSRPQLTKALAELGKEPIAHLVNTHWHFDHADGNEWLQAAGAKIIAHENTRKHLSVVQRVEDWDYNFLALPASAVPAQVFAKEHDLKVNGASVAMRYYGPAHTDGDISVMFTEANVLHVGDTYWNGIYPFIDYSTGGSINGMIAASDANLAVAKDDTIIIPGHGKPVSNKAELQAFRDMLVAIRDNVGNLKKQGKSREEIVAAKPTAAFDAKFGQFLVDPGFFTRLVYEGV comes from the coding sequence ATGGGTTCGCCAAAGCTCCCCTCATTGTCCCGGCGCGGCTTTTGCCTCTGTTGTGTCGGCGGCGCTTTCGCTGCGACGACGGGCTGGCTCAGCCCCCGGCAGGCCTACGCCGAGGCGCGCGGCCTCGTCAGCCTGATCAAGGACAGCGCGGCAACGTCTCCCATCACGACCTACAAGCTGCGCAACAATATCAGCGTGCTGGAAGGATCCGGCGGCAACATCGCCGTCCTCACGGGACCGGACGGAAAACTTCTGGTCGATGGGGGCATCGGCGTCTCGCGCCCGCAGCTCACCAAGGCGCTGGCCGAGCTCGGCAAGGAGCCGATCGCGCACCTCGTCAATACGCACTGGCACTTCGACCACGCCGACGGCAATGAATGGCTGCAGGCGGCCGGCGCGAAGATCATTGCCCACGAAAATACCCGCAAGCACCTCTCCGTCGTTCAGCGGGTCGAGGACTGGGACTATAATTTCCTCGCCCTGCCCGCCAGCGCGGTCCCGGCCCAGGTGTTCGCCAAGGAGCACGATCTCAAGGTCAACGGCGCATCGGTTGCGATGAGGTACTACGGGCCGGCACATACCGACGGCGACATTTCGGTGATGTTTACCGAGGCCAATGTCCTGCATGTCGGCGACACCTACTGGAACGGCATCTATCCGTTCATCGACTATTCGACCGGCGGCAGCATCAACGGCATGATCGCGGCGTCGGATGCGAATCTGGCGGTGGCGAAGGACGACACCATCATCATTCCCGGTCACGGCAAGCCGGTCAGCAACAAGGCCGAGCTGCAGGCATTCCGCGACATGCTGGTCGCGATCAGGGACAATGTCGGCAATCTCAAGAAACAGGGAAAGTCGCGCGAGGAGATCGTTGCCGCCAAGCCCACGGCCGCATTCGACGCGAAATTTGGGCAGTTCCTCGTCGATCCCGGCTTCTTCACCAGGCTGGTCTATGAGGGCGTGTGA
- a CDS encoding esterase-like activity of phytase family protein, translating into MRATFLATVATIILTASPALAQSEGEFPAKLAGHVVMPAESLIDAPADAPADLKTSGKYTTGKRVDALGTVMGKSFERATGVSLPFKGQPLQGHSGIKTMPDGTFWVITDNGMGARANSPDSMLYLNRYKMDWASGKIERLETIFLHDPDKKVPFRIVHEDTQKRYLTGADFDTEGFQIIGDTFWIGDEFGPYILKADKSGKILAVFETVADGKPVRSPDNWAVGTPAAPGATYTNVNLRRSKGYEGFASSKDGKFLYGLLEGPLWDADKKDWEKVDGKEASRILEFDVAAEKFTGRYWQYVFEQNGNAIGDFNMIDPASGLIIERDNGEGTADKACPQGTRGANCFPDIAKFKRVYKIEVTDANVGKPVRKIGYIDLLKIKDPDKKARKPLNDGVYTFPFFTIENVDRVDETHIIVGNDNNLPFSSSRDPNKADDDEFMLLDVADFLKAK; encoded by the coding sequence ATGCGCGCGACTTTTCTTGCCACCGTCGCAACGATCATTCTCACCGCGAGCCCCGCGCTCGCGCAGAGCGAAGGTGAATTCCCGGCCAAGCTCGCCGGCCACGTGGTGATGCCGGCCGAGTCGTTGATCGACGCTCCGGCCGATGCGCCCGCCGATCTCAAGACCTCAGGCAAGTACACCACGGGCAAGCGCGTCGACGCGCTCGGCACCGTGATGGGCAAATCCTTTGAGCGGGCGACCGGCGTGTCGCTGCCGTTCAAGGGCCAGCCGCTGCAGGGCCATTCCGGCATCAAGACCATGCCCGACGGCACGTTCTGGGTCATCACCGACAACGGCATGGGCGCGCGCGCCAACTCGCCGGACTCGATGCTGTACCTGAACCGCTACAAGATGGATTGGGCCAGCGGCAAGATCGAGCGGCTGGAGACCATCTTCCTGCACGATCCCGACAAGAAGGTACCCTTCCGCATCGTGCATGAGGACACGCAAAAGCGTTACCTCACCGGCGCGGACTTCGACACCGAGGGCTTCCAGATCATCGGCGACACCTTCTGGATCGGCGATGAGTTCGGCCCCTATATCCTGAAGGCCGACAAGTCCGGCAAGATCCTGGCCGTGTTCGAGACGGTCGCGGACGGCAAGCCGGTGCGCTCGCCCGACAATTGGGCGGTGGGAACGCCGGCTGCGCCGGGCGCGACCTACACCAACGTCAACCTCCGCCGCTCCAAGGGCTATGAGGGCTTTGCCTCGTCCAAGGACGGAAAATTCCTCTACGGCCTGCTCGAAGGACCGCTGTGGGACGCCGACAAGAAGGACTGGGAGAAGGTCGATGGCAAGGAAGCCTCCCGCATCCTCGAATTCGACGTCGCCGCTGAGAAGTTCACCGGCCGCTATTGGCAGTATGTGTTCGAGCAGAACGGCAACGCCATCGGCGACTTCAACATGATCGATCCGGCCTCCGGCCTCATCATCGAGCGCGACAACGGCGAAGGCACCGCCGACAAGGCCTGCCCGCAAGGCACCCGCGGCGCGAACTGCTTCCCCGACATCGCCAAGTTCAAGCGCGTCTACAAGATCGAGGTCACCGACGCCAATGTCGGCAAGCCCGTGCGCAAGATCGGCTATATCGACCTGTTGAAGATCAAGGATCCCGACAAGAAGGCGAGGAAGCCACTCAACGACGGCGTCTACACCTTCCCGTTCTTCACCATCGAGAACGTCGATCGCGTCGACGAGACCCACATCATCGTCGGCAACGACAACAATCTGCCGTTCTCGTCCAGCCGCGATCCCAACAAGGCCGATGACGACGAGTTCATGCTGCTCGATGTCGCGGATTTCCTGAAGGCGAAGTGA
- a CDS encoding energy transducer TonB, translated as MTANAFVLHEPLGEREAARWGLSAGVIVALHVAAALLAMNWLKHVPDEGVNMPAILIDMTPETSAPQSTPLDIAPGPVMQQADASPPEPMQQQAVEDMIPPTPPQEKPDVVALPEQKLEPSPPKPEPAKVASVEKPAPVKPKVVRPDARKPSDAPPAPRTSAPPRAEREAPLASAVNAGSVASAMATYYQRVRAHLMRFHQYPTSANGQRGVVKVSFTLGRGGQVLSSRLGGSSGVAVLDAQAMAMVRQAQPFPPVPSDINYATIPINVGVAFGK; from the coding sequence ATGACCGCGAACGCGTTCGTCCTGCACGAGCCGCTCGGCGAGAGGGAGGCCGCGCGCTGGGGCCTGTCGGCGGGCGTGATCGTGGCATTGCATGTTGCCGCTGCGCTGCTCGCGATGAATTGGCTGAAGCACGTCCCCGACGAAGGCGTCAACATGCCGGCCATCCTCATCGACATGACGCCGGAGACGTCTGCGCCGCAGTCGACGCCGCTCGATATCGCGCCGGGACCCGTGATGCAGCAGGCGGATGCCTCGCCGCCGGAGCCGATGCAGCAGCAGGCCGTCGAGGATATGATTCCGCCGACGCCCCCGCAGGAAAAGCCGGATGTGGTTGCCCTGCCGGAGCAGAAGCTCGAGCCAAGCCCGCCAAAGCCCGAGCCTGCGAAAGTTGCCTCCGTGGAGAAGCCGGCTCCGGTCAAGCCCAAGGTGGTGCGCCCCGACGCCCGGAAGCCGTCGGACGCGCCCCCCGCGCCCCGCACTAGCGCCCCGCCACGTGCCGAGCGCGAGGCGCCGCTGGCCTCCGCGGTGAATGCCGGCTCGGTCGCTTCAGCAATGGCGACCTATTATCAGCGAGTCCGCGCGCACCTCATGCGCTTCCACCAGTATCCGACAAGTGCGAACGGCCAGAGGGGCGTGGTCAAGGTGAGCTTCACGCTCGGCCGTGGCGGTCAGGTGCTGTCAAGCCGCCTCGGCGGCTCCTCGGGCGTGGCAGTGCTCGATGCCCAGGCCATGGCAATGGTGCGCCAGGCCCAGCCATTCCCGCCGGTGCCGTCTGACATCAACTATGCGACGATTCCCATCAACGTTGGTGTCGCGTTCGGCAAGTGA
- the exbD gene encoding TonB system transport protein ExbD — translation MAAKLGARSGSPLKRGDPDDLDVTHEINVTPFIDVMLVLLIIFMVAAPLATVDIGVELPATAAEPAPRPDKPVFVTVKPDLSIAVGEDVVGRDALGTSLAAATKGRKDERIYLRADKAVSYGDLMEVMNSLRNAGYLKVALVGLDGRS, via the coding sequence ATGGCCGCGAAGCTCGGCGCACGTTCGGGATCGCCGCTCAAGCGTGGCGACCCTGACGATCTCGACGTCACCCATGAGATCAACGTCACGCCGTTCATCGACGTGATGCTGGTGCTGCTGATCATCTTCATGGTCGCCGCGCCGCTCGCTACCGTCGATATCGGCGTCGAGTTGCCGGCGACCGCCGCCGAGCCGGCGCCCCGGCCCGACAAGCCGGTCTTCGTCACCGTGAAGCCGGACCTTTCGATCGCGGTTGGCGAAGACGTCGTGGGCCGCGACGCGCTCGGCACCTCGCTCGCTGCCGCCACCAAGGGCCGCAAGGACGAACGCATTTATCTGCGTGCCGACAAGGCGGTCTCCTATGGCGACCTGATGGAGGTGATGAACAGCTTGCGCAATGCCGGCTATCTCAAGGTCGCCCTCGTCGGCCTCGACGGACGCAGCTGA
- the exbB gene encoding tonB-system energizer ExbB, whose product MQGNSRLRHVILTIVLALAPSPAFAIDEALLPRNLSPWGMFVSADIIVKMVMVGLAVASLMTWTVWLAKTIELRRKGALALQRTCALEGNLTLADAAARAGDAHDAVAQLIQSCAREAELSGGVLDDGLQERVALRLERVEAAMSRQIARGTGVLATIGATAPFVGLFGTVWGIMNSFIGISESHTTSLAVVAPGIAEALLATALGLVAAIPAVVIYNHLVRGIANYRALLGDASAQLMLLVSRQRDHREFRLARAAE is encoded by the coding sequence ATGCAAGGCAATTCCAGGCTTCGGCACGTGATCCTAACAATCGTTCTGGCGCTCGCGCCGTCGCCGGCCTTCGCGATCGACGAGGCGCTGTTGCCGCGCAATCTGTCGCCCTGGGGCATGTTCGTCAGCGCCGACATCATCGTGAAGATGGTGATGGTCGGGCTCGCTGTCGCCTCGCTGATGACGTGGACGGTATGGCTCGCCAAGACCATCGAGCTGCGCCGCAAGGGCGCGCTGGCCTTGCAGCGGACCTGCGCGCTCGAAGGCAATTTGACACTGGCTGATGCAGCGGCACGGGCCGGCGATGCGCATGATGCGGTCGCCCAGCTCATTCAGTCCTGCGCCAGGGAGGCGGAGCTCTCCGGCGGCGTCCTCGACGACGGCCTCCAGGAGCGCGTGGCGCTGCGGCTGGAGCGGGTCGAGGCGGCGATGTCCCGGCAGATCGCGCGCGGCACCGGCGTGCTCGCGACCATCGGTGCCACCGCGCCGTTCGTCGGCCTGTTCGGCACGGTCTGGGGCATCATGAATTCCTTCATCGGCATTTCCGAGAGCCACACCACGAGCCTTGCGGTGGTCGCACCCGGCATTGCGGAGGCGCTGCTCGCCACCGCACTCGGCCTCGTCGCCGCGATCCCGGCGGTCGTGATCTACAATCATCTCGTTCGCGGTATCGCCAATTACCGCGCACTGCTCGGCGATGCCTCGGCGCAGCTGATGCTGCTGGTGAGCCGCCAGCGCGACCACAGAGAATTCCGCCTGGCGCGGGCGGCGGAGTAA
- the hutX gene encoding heme utilization cystosolic carrier protein HutX gives MLSTDLADLWAYMADNPGAVIEDVARERKVTPRAVIEALPSSMVRMSGGEHFAVAMQDIAEWGEVTLIVHTDDAIFEFTGAIPAGEIGRGYFNLMQPKGLHGHLRHERCAAVAFVERPFMGKTSAFAAFVNADGGIMFKVFVGRDETRALRADQLARFRQLADRIAAQPAA, from the coding sequence ATGCTGAGCACCGATCTTGCCGACCTCTGGGCGTATATGGCCGACAATCCCGGCGCGGTCATCGAGGACGTTGCGCGTGAGCGCAAGGTCACGCCGCGCGCGGTGATCGAGGCGCTGCCGTCATCGATGGTGCGTATGAGCGGCGGCGAGCACTTCGCCGTCGCCATGCAGGACATCGCCGAATGGGGCGAGGTCACCCTGATCGTGCACACGGATGATGCGATCTTCGAGTTCACCGGCGCAATTCCCGCGGGCGAGATCGGCCGCGGCTACTTCAACCTGATGCAGCCCAAGGGATTGCATGGCCATCTTCGCCACGAGCGCTGCGCGGCCGTGGCCTTCGTCGAGCGTCCCTTCATGGGCAAGACTTCGGCCTTCGCCGCCTTCGTCAATGCTGACGGCGGCATCATGTTCAAGGTCTTCGTCGGCCGCGACGAGACCCGGGCCCTTCGTGCGGATCAGCTGGCGCGGTTCAGGCAGCTTGCGGACCGCATCGCGGCACAGCCGGCCGCGTAG
- a CDS encoding antibiotic biosynthesis monooxygenase, which yields MFIAMNRFQVKKGAETAFETVWATRESYLGSMPGFVEFHLLKGPEAEDHTLYSSHTLWVDKAAFEAWTRSDQFRRAHARADNQTGESLYLGHPKFEGFEVIQSERKAVAA from the coding sequence ATGTTCATCGCTATGAATCGCTTCCAGGTGAAGAAGGGCGCGGAGACCGCGTTCGAAACCGTCTGGGCGACCCGCGAATCCTATCTCGGCAGCATGCCGGGCTTCGTCGAATTTCATCTCTTGAAGGGTCCTGAGGCCGAGGATCACACCCTCTATTCGTCGCACACGCTTTGGGTCGATAAGGCCGCGTTCGAGGCCTGGACCCGTTCGGACCAGTTTCGCCGCGCCCATGCCCGCGCCGACAATCAGACGGGCGAGAGCCTCTATCTCGGACATCCCAAGTTCGAGGGCTTTGAGGTGATCCAGAGCGAGCGCAAGGCCGTAGCGGCCTGA
- a CDS encoding TonB-dependent hemoglobin/transferrin/lactoferrin family receptor produces the protein MANGARYSRALILGASVVSIAAMTAARGLAQTAQPQAEAASPERPEPAKRKPAKPLVAQQAAPEVMNAQAQVGGAAPVQTLDTITVAATKTPERAIDALAPVSSISLDKIQGLQPNRLSDVFYAVPGVSFQERGDDPATVINIRGLQDFGRVAVVVDGARQNYQRTGHNANGSFFLDPELIGGIDVVRGPTANIYGSGAIGGLVSFRTKDINDVLRPGERWGVDMSGSYGTNKDRGLGSVFGGVRATPDVDIFGGAVYRTQGNYKDGNGTEIGNTGNQVESGLMKLTVRPAIGHEVKFGAIFQDYQYNIGQFNRGPVATAAQRALYQGSSVYASDAKNYTGTITWNYSLPSDNLFDWHMSVYGNRVDNDQTKTYHNSTAGAVLCGTGNFGNNISGCVGDKRGYVLNTYGIDVNNTSRFNVGDWRNALTWGVDAFQDDVITTDSRGNSNITTPSGIRTVSGGFIQLKQNYSTWFEAVSAIRYDRYDLDSGRTSAGGDRFSPKITLGVTPVVGFQPYVSYAEGYRAPSITETVISGAHATGGGPALFPCPDGTVGLFCFLPNPNLRPEVGKNKEVGFNLKYDNIFTASDSFRGKINLFRNDVSDYIDLVPFGFVTFPGVGSFAQYYQYQNIAQARIQGFEAETMYDAGNWFVGVAGHYIQGKNAATNIGLATITPRKVVTTGGVRLLDRTLILSAQWASFGPNNDVPAGYLPATGYELVNLYLTYNATKDIVFSASIDNLLNQYYRPYAIPGSSTDSTSQNDVLWSSPGPGRVYKAGLRIHFGGA, from the coding sequence ATGGCTAACGGGGCTAGGTATTCGCGCGCCCTGATTTTGGGCGCGTCGGTGGTTTCAATCGCGGCAATGACGGCGGCGAGAGGACTTGCGCAGACCGCCCAGCCGCAGGCTGAAGCTGCGTCTCCGGAAAGGCCGGAGCCGGCCAAGCGCAAGCCGGCCAAGCCGCTGGTCGCGCAGCAGGCCGCGCCCGAGGTGATGAACGCGCAAGCGCAAGTAGGCGGCGCCGCGCCCGTGCAGACGCTCGACACCATCACGGTCGCCGCGACCAAAACCCCGGAGCGTGCGATCGATGCGCTGGCGCCGGTCAGCTCGATTTCGCTCGACAAGATCCAGGGGCTTCAGCCGAACCGGCTGTCGGATGTCTTTTACGCCGTTCCCGGCGTGTCGTTCCAGGAGCGCGGCGACGATCCTGCGACCGTCATCAACATCCGCGGCTTGCAGGACTTCGGCCGCGTTGCGGTCGTCGTCGACGGCGCACGGCAGAACTACCAGCGCACCGGCCACAACGCCAACGGCTCGTTCTTCCTCGATCCTGAACTGATCGGCGGCATTGATGTCGTGCGCGGCCCCACCGCGAACATCTATGGCTCCGGCGCGATCGGCGGTCTCGTCTCGTTCCGCACCAAGGATATCAACGACGTGTTGCGCCCCGGCGAGCGCTGGGGCGTCGACATGAGCGGCTCCTACGGCACCAACAAGGACCGCGGCCTCGGCTCGGTGTTCGGCGGTGTGCGTGCCACGCCCGACGTCGACATCTTCGGCGGCGCGGTCTACCGCACGCAAGGCAACTACAAGGACGGCAACGGGACCGAGATCGGCAACACCGGCAATCAGGTGGAAAGTGGGCTGATGAAGCTCACGGTGCGGCCGGCTATCGGTCACGAGGTCAAGTTCGGCGCCATCTTCCAGGATTACCAGTACAATATCGGCCAGTTCAATCGCGGCCCGGTGGCAACCGCGGCGCAGCGCGCGCTCTACCAGGGCTCATCTGTCTACGCGTCCGACGCCAAGAACTACACCGGCACCATCACCTGGAACTATTCGCTGCCGAGCGACAATCTGTTCGACTGGCACATGTCGGTCTATGGCAATCGCGTCGACAACGACCAGACCAAGACCTATCACAATTCGACCGCAGGCGCGGTCCTTTGTGGCACGGGCAATTTCGGCAACAACATCTCCGGCTGTGTCGGCGACAAGCGCGGCTATGTCCTCAACACCTACGGCATCGACGTGAACAACACTTCGCGCTTCAATGTCGGCGACTGGCGCAATGCGCTCACCTGGGGCGTCGACGCCTTCCAGGACGATGTCATCACGACCGACAGCCGCGGCAATTCAAACATCACCACGCCGAGCGGCATCCGCACCGTGTCGGGCGGCTTCATCCAGTTGAAGCAGAATTACAGCACCTGGTTCGAAGCGGTGAGCGCGATCCGCTATGACCGCTATGACCTAGACTCCGGTAGGACGAGCGCTGGTGGCGATCGCTTCTCGCCCAAGATCACCTTGGGCGTCACGCCCGTCGTCGGCTTCCAGCCCTATGTCAGCTATGCCGAGGGCTATCGCGCTCCGTCGATCACCGAAACCGTGATCTCCGGCGCTCACGCGACCGGTGGCGGACCGGCTCTCTTCCCCTGTCCAGACGGCACGGTCGGCCTGTTCTGCTTCCTGCCCAACCCGAACCTTCGTCCCGAGGTCGGCAAGAACAAGGAAGTCGGCTTCAACCTGAAATACGACAACATCTTTACCGCGTCCGACTCGTTCCGGGGCAAGATCAATCTGTTCCGCAACGACGTCAGCGACTATATCGACCTGGTCCCGTTCGGATTCGTGACGTTCCCGGGCGTTGGCTCGTTCGCGCAGTACTACCAGTACCAGAACATCGCGCAGGCCCGCATCCAGGGCTTCGAGGCGGAGACGATGTACGATGCCGGCAACTGGTTCGTCGGTGTCGCCGGCCACTACATCCAGGGTAAGAACGCCGCCACCAATATCGGGCTCGCGACCATCACCCCCCGCAAGGTCGTCACGACCGGCGGCGTCCGGCTGCTCGATCGCACCCTGATCCTGTCGGCACAATGGGCTTCGTTCGGTCCGAACAACGACGTGCCCGCCGGCTATCTGCCGGCGACCGGGTACGAGCTGGTCAACCTCTACCTGACCTACAACGCGACCAAGGACATCGTGTTCTCGGCCTCGATCGACAACCTCTTGAACCAGTACTACCGGCCTTACGCCATTCCCGGCAGTTCGACCGACAGCACGTCGCAGAACGACGTGCTGTGGTCGAGCCCCGGGCCCGGCAGGGTCTACAAGGCCGGCCTAAGGATCCACTTCGGAGGTGCGTAG
- a CDS encoding hemin uptake protein HemP translates to MSATSGDSGGDAARPAGSPSAATRPLILRGNRIDSRELFAAEREIIIAHGEDSYRLRLTSQNKLILTK, encoded by the coding sequence ATGTCAGCAACGTCCGGAGACAGCGGCGGCGACGCGGCGCGGCCTGCAGGAAGCCCTTCTGCAGCAACGAGGCCCCTCATCTTGCGCGGCAATCGGATCGACAGCCGCGAGCTGTTTGCGGCCGAGCGCGAGATCATCATCGCACATGGCGAGGACAGCTATCGCCTGCGCCTGACCTCGCAGAACAAGCTGATCCTGACGAAGTGA